One uncultured Carboxylicivirga sp. genomic window, TTACCAGCTTCACCTGCTCTGCTAGCTTCTATTGAGGCATTTAATGATATAATATTTGTTTGAGCTGCTATACTATCAATCTGATCAAGTGATTTTTCAATCTCATCGGAGTGGTGCACCATTTCCTCAATCACTTTTTTGTAATTAATAATTTTTTCCTGAGTAATCTTAAAGTTATTTTCAACAATGCCCATCGATCTTAAAGCTGTATTTACAACTCTCTCCGACTCACCAGAACTTTTACCTAAGCGCTCTCCGATCTCACGTACATTATAAAGAGATTTATTTAAATCTTCCAATGTAGTTACTCCATTATTAGTATGTTCAAAGTCGTTTAAAATTGTACCTGAATAATTCGTAACTTTTAATATTTCCTTTAAAAGCAATTTTATACTTTCGATACTGGAATTAATTCCTCTTATTATCACTCCAATAGTATCATTGCTTTCCAGTATTATTAAATCAGGAATATTCTTATTACTTAGGTCATCTGCAACATTGGCAATCAACCTTAATTTCTTAATTAACAGCAGCTTTACAAAGCCATAACTAACTAAACCAACAGTTATGCCAGCACAGATGCAACCAATTAAAAACCAAATGAACATTCCTTCTTTCCAATGCACAAAGAAGTTAGCATAAACTGGGAATACAAATCCCATTAATATTCCAAATGCTAACATGCATAATTGCAGTCGTCTAAGAATACTTTTTTTAAACATGTTTGGGTTGGTGTTTTGTTAAAAAAATGCAATTCATAACTTTTAACAAAACTCCTATTATAAAGTTCAATTAAGAAACTTTGATACAGACAAATAAAACAATAAAGCTCTCAATCTGGATAATTAAAAATTATATTAATAACTATAAAACCCTTTATTACTTGTTAGATTTTTTTGTTGCTCTCGGTTTTCTCTTTTTCTTCTCAACAGCATATCCAAATTTACCAATGCGTTTTCCTACCTCAAAATAATGTCCATGTGAATAGGTTATTGGACGAGCTTTTTGTAGACTGAAAGAGCCTGTTTTTTCGTCAATATATTTTTCATCTGCTTTCTCATTCACAACTTCGGCAATAAACATATCATGTGTCCCAAGCTCTTTAATCTCAGTAACCACACACTCAATATTAACAGGTGATTCTTCAATGATAGGTGCCTTTACCTTAAGTGCCTTTCCGGGAGTCAGGTGCATTTCTTTAAACTTATTAAACTGCCTTCCAGACCTAACACCACACCAATCGGTAGCGTAAGCGATATCTTTAGTCGTTAGATTGATAACAAATTCTCCGGTTTCTTTAAGAATGGGATACGAATGCCGACCTTTTCGAACTGATATGTAACACATTGGCGGATCTGAACAAATTGTTCCTGTCCATGCAATTGTTATAATATTGTAGTTTTCCGGTTTATCTCCTACTGTGACCATTACAGCAGGAAGCGGGTAAATCATATTTCCTGGTTTCCAATCTTGCTTTCCCATATTCTTACATCTTTTCAATACAAAAATAACACATAAAAATTAGGCTAAAAGTATTTTCCCTAGGTACAAAGTCAAAATTGATTGTCATATTTAACTATACCTTAAAACAAAAGACATCTTTATTAACTTAACTCTTTGCTTTTATCTTATTCAAATCAATGTTCAGAAAACAATTTGTATAGGTTATATATGTGAATATTATGAAGAGAGTGGTTATTATAATTGTATCATGGGATGGAATAACTAACCTATCATTTAAATTACATATGAATTTCACGGGGACGGAAATACGGATTCTCAGGTCAGTTATAATTTGGAAATATTGGAGACCTAAATCTGATGTAATTTATTAATTTTTAACAGAAAACATCTGCTCTTTACATAGATGTTTTCTGTTAAAAAAATTAGCAACTACAGCACCTCTAAATGCTCAGCTGTAGTAATTTTTTCACAATAGTGACATTTAAGTGCTAAAGGCTCCTTACCTGCCAATGAGAATTTAGTTATAATTTTCTCATTATTAGTAATACATTTTGGGTTGAAGCATTTTGCAATACCTATAATTCGCTCAGGTATCTCAACATTTCTTTTTTCAACAACCTGGTAATCTTTAATAATATTTAATTTGGCAGAAGGTGCCACTAATGAGATTTTATTTATATCATCATCAGCAAAGAATTTTTTAGCCACTTTAATTATAGCCTTTCTTCCTTGCTTTTTACTTTTAAAGTTGGTTCCAAAGGTTATCATACTCTCACTCTGATCCAAGCCTAAGATGGAAATAACTTTAAACAGATGATTT contains:
- a CDS encoding flavin reductase family protein; translated protein: MGKQDWKPGNMIYPLPAVMVTVGDKPENYNIITIAWTGTICSDPPMCYISVRKGRHSYPILKETGEFVINLTTKDIAYATDWCGVRSGRQFNKFKEMHLTPGKALKVKAPIIEESPVNIECVVTEIKELGTHDMFIAEVVNEKADEKYIDEKTGSFSLQKARPITYSHGHYFEVGKRIGKFGYAVEKKKRKPRATKKSNK
- the pyrI gene encoding aspartate carbamoyltransferase regulatory subunit — encoded protein: MVKKELNVSAIKNGTVIDHIPANHLFKVISILGLDQSESMITFGTNFKSKKQGRKAIIKVAKKFFADDDINKISLVAPSAKLNIIKDYQVVEKRNVEIPERIIGIAKCFNPKCITNNEKIITKFSLAGKEPLALKCHYCEKITTAEHLEVL
- a CDS encoding methyl-accepting chemotaxis protein; this encodes MFKKSILRRLQLCMLAFGILMGFVFPVYANFFVHWKEGMFIWFLIGCICAGITVGLVSYGFVKLLLIKKLRLIANVADDLSNKNIPDLIILESNDTIGVIIRGINSSIESIKLLLKEILKVTNYSGTILNDFEHTNNGVTTLEDLNKSLYNVREIGERLGKSSGESERVVNTALRSMGIVENNFKITQEKIINYKKVIEEMVHHSDEIEKSLDQIDSIAAQTNIISLNASIEASRAGEAGKGFAVVAGEVRKLADLTVQSSASVGSKANEIRSNLNSMIEIISDIVVKVDQNNSDVEKLSEDLQILRTNVGFTNNKSFDLHDSTESLHTNFEKVNASFQMMKEQLSIMTGKINEYQF